CGCACAGCATTCATCCGCTGGCCGGGCAGGGGGTCAATCTGGGCTTCCTCGATGCGGCGGTGCTGGCCGAGGTGCTGCTGCATGCCGCCGAGCGCGGCGAGCGCCTCAGTGATGAGCGGGTGCTGAGCCGCTACGAGCGCCGGCGCATGCCGCATAACCTGGCGATGATGGCGGCGATGGAGGGATTCCAGCGTCTGTTCCAGGCCGACCCGCTGCCGCTGCGCCTGCTACGCAATTTCGGCCTCGACCTGGTCGATGGCCAGGCCGAGGCCAAGGCGCTGTTCGTGCGTCAGGCGCTGGGGGTATCGGGCGATCTGCCGGAGTTGGCGCGAGTCTGATACGACGCAACTTGTAATAACTGCTGCGTGTCGTCTCGCTGTTTACGTTGAGAAGGCAAATAACATTCACTACTATTCAGCCACTTTGCTCACCCACAAGAGGCTGGTCCCATGAAAGCTCGCAACGCGCTTCTCGCTGCATTCACTCTCAGCTCCCTGGCAACCGCCGTTCAGGCTGCTGATGAGGTGGTGGTCTACTCCGCCCGTATCGACGAGCTGATCAAGCCGGTATTCGATCTCTACACCGAGAAGACCGGGGTCAAGGTGAAGTTCATCACCGACAAGGAAGCCCCGCTGATCGCCCGTCTCAAGGCCGAAGGTGCCAACACCCCGGCTGACCTGCTGATCACCGTCGACGCTGGCAACCTCTGGCAGGCCGAGCAGGAAGGCGTGCTGCAGCCAACCAAGTCCGATGTGATCGACGCCAACATACCCGCCCAGTACCGCTCCAGCACCGACAGCTGGACCGGCCTGTCGCTGCGTGCACGGACCATTTTCTACTCCACCGAGCGCGTCAAGCCGGAAGAGTTGTCCACCTACGAAGCGTTGGCAGACAAGAACTGGGAAGGCCGCCTGTGCCTGCGCACCAGCAAGAAGGTCTACAACCAGTCGCTGACCGCCACCCTGATCGAAGCCCATGGCGCCGAGAAGACCGAAGAAATCGTTAAGGGTTGGGTCAACAACCTGGCTACCGACGTGTTCCCGGATGACACCGCGCTGTTGCAAGCCATCGACGCCGGTCAGTGCGACGTGGGCATCACCAACACCTACTACTATGGCCGTCTGCAC
This region of Pseudomonas wenzhouensis genomic DNA includes:
- a CDS encoding extracellular solute-binding protein; the protein is MKARNALLAAFTLSSLATAVQAADEVVVYSARIDELIKPVFDLYTEKTGVKVKFITDKEAPLIARLKAEGANTPADLLITVDAGNLWQAEQEGVLQPTKSDVIDANIPAQYRSSTDSWTGLSLRARTIFYSTERVKPEELSTYEALADKNWEGRLCLRTSKKVYNQSLTATLIEAHGAEKTEEIVKGWVNNLATDVFPDDTALLQAIDAGQCDVGITNTYYYGRLHKQQPDLKVKPFWPNQNDRGVHVNLAGAGVTKHAPHAEQAKKLLEWMTTAEAQSIFAGVNQEYPANPAVKPSAEVASWGTFKADTVATEVSGKRQAEATMLMDRAGWQ